A section of the Drosophila subobscura isolate 14011-0131.10 chromosome A, UCBerk_Dsub_1.0, whole genome shotgun sequence genome encodes:
- the LOC117891264 gene encoding pneumococcal serine-rich repeat protein isoform X4 — MKLSVSAYRAHASAHKKILSSGYHSQLNYGSTGAAASSSSSGATATGLYTMETHEHGEHGTGKFVKDVARQIHDCNSDTDVISPTGTSSSGGGGAAGGAAPGESSGGHHKRHHKMAHDDDNHSAPHSSDSKSPSQRNKPKMKNFGNSFRKSRIGDGASDPDSDWTRSNQRWMKLRTTVQISSAIQKKPPLKREDSFLKRFSTRQIPETQETVEDTGSESASGDVDKSVKRRRRYLQKRRSVVNPDENFYFYWLMMVTVCVLYNLWTLIVRQSFPELQQSVPTFWLICDSMTDVVFILDIIVQLRTGYLEQGLMVYDDRKLACHYVHSRDFIFDMIALIPLDLLQLKMGTHPLLRFTRFFKVYRSVRFYYIVESRTVWPNLWRVVNLIHILLILAHWFGCFYFLLSEAEGFQGDWVYPYRPGDYATLTRKYLGSLYWSTLTLTTIGDLPTPETNAEYIFTIVSYLIGVFIFATIVGQVGNVITNRNANRLEFERLLDGAKTYMRHHKVPGGMKRRVLRWYDYSWSRGRIQGGGDINTALGLLPDKLKTELALHVNLSVLKKVTIFQECQPEFLHDLVLKMKAYIFTPGDSICRKGEVAREMFIIADGILEVLSETGKVLTTMKAGDFFGEIGILNLDGLNKRTADVRSVGYSELFSLSREDVLAAMKDYPDAQEILQTLGRKRLMEVRCVNKKYAKAALEKENAAYAAAHPHHHQAHHQGQVHQSDSSENSASKKIVDKLKHDVKGFRNVLKKSRTSRKSDESLEMQPLHNTSPRGSKIMLKRMSRVRSDEKDADTAEAKDELHDKTPSPIGAGLPLLQRLRLLKEKQDREERAVKSTPPQKSPPHSHVTCTLSPQESIQEEPEREFNEGFPLIQRLQQLKIKNEPQAIAGPDSGLVMVKTPPSISSKIDFGGATSTAAGLGTGIPSGSQLLTVAQIKPMMKVSFKQKIQQMQGGGTSGSSPGPSTGAIAKKEPPKSLPLIAKHATALSLPPAILGEEAATGGVGLGLGMGSGGGVGPGQALAIATISKKVTKPSYKLNTPMQSDTDTDGTPISKPWSKLKLATLMSSSYTSLTNCSPDDLATPLKNYSLSNIPQQMEATAQAQSQSLSRPRHHSARSSSRSPRHAHGHGHGHDSTTSNTSSSASQASTKRECLRLQKPEQQLPDGELAEPRRKFYQSVFDLSPEYNGLPFVKRLKILNERQKLAELEKALQTRSFSLDCSKSDQGANLPITESLYRCYSDTSGIYSQFLSAYESTTSSTSISTNTSASASASASASASDTGNSRHGQMQYVPLPLSPESNETVERRKLKSILKKLQKGGGNGNGNGSGGVDAQDEATATATTHAHASSRGLLAEPTLEGYVARHSKLLKSVTFHSTLSSPPASAKEEGQFAAFGGATGVAHSHAIAISPSNGNANGKANGNGNGNGKSSSNASGNGRGSAPFTSNPTYPFPIAVPLPLPATETRIWSPTLTLNSPQESFALELQSQSKSQAQPQLQFPPPPAAEGSDGSAFGATASSSLSSSLSAAAAGAAAASTSYVVECSSSSVSSKSNQIHSQNTEFHAQSTTSTDLNLNLQLRQNTTTSNTNNVLAGGSQGLRPEGFPEAQDYFNQILSGINHVIKTHMNEMHSKFETQFSSMAGEVHRRDAIIAQLQLKLRSIEQKSSSAASSSAAVPSSALAIARRQKREKLSQLSVDDDEPAEEDNSSSGSSAELLFMRGDSLDTVFTSSPPIQGGRRSISPHPGPSRHHAASANALNCPSSYYSGPGTLSSRHAQSHPSFYTGQGNGRSSSRGYREWSGAAGDGRFSGADGSGPSGVVVSDVTGNLTRLSDSVILDIGESSSSSSSSSKLNIAEEEDDEDEEEAEAEAEAEADEELTASGPGNNDWEVRMLAAEMERQERKRGHSLSDNLGDLKHCSTFLRRRRKFSDTETEFSETDMDEQLARGSGSGSGHGPSTGPVGGVTGEAPAAGTGSTSSGSGTQSGSQRPRASSLDQFNLRYGIGRGIFKAMSIDRDKDKL; from the exons ATGAAACTGAGCGTGAGCGCGTATCGGGCGCATGCATCCGCACACAAGAAGATCCTCTCCAGCGGCTATCACTCACAGCTCAATTACGGCAgcactggagcagcagcatcctcctcgtcatcgggGGCCACTGCAACGGGCCTATATACG ATGGAAACGCACGAGCACGGCGAGCATGGCACTGGGAAGTTCGTCAAGGATGTGGCACGCCAGATTCACGACTGCAATAGCGATACGGATGTCATCAGTCCAACGGGGACCAGTAGCtctggtggcggtggtgctgccGGTGGCGCAGCCCCTGGCGAAAGCTCTGGTGGCCATCACAAGCGACACCATAAGATGGCCCATGACGATGATAACCACAGTGCGCCGCATTCCTCGGATAGCAAAAGTCCCAGTCAGCG aaacaaaccaaaaatgaaaaactttggAAACTCGTTTAGGAAATCGCGTATCGGAGATGGAGCTTCAGATCCAGATTCCGATTG GACACGATCGAACCAACGCTGGATGAAGCTGCGCACCACCGTGCAAATCTCGTCGGCGATACAGAAAAAACCACCGCTCAAGCGAGAAGACTCCTTCCTGAAGCGTTTCTCGACTAGACAGATACCCGAAACACAG GAAACTGTTGAAGATACGGGTTCAGAAAGTGCCTCTGGTGACGTCGACAAAAGTGTTAAACGAAGACGACGCTATCTGCAGAAACGACGATCCGTTGTTAATCCAGATGAaaatttttacttttattggcTAATGATGGTAACTGTATGTGTTCTATATAATCTATGGACCCTTATTGTGAGGCAGAGCTTTCCTGAACTGCAG CAATCTGTGCCTACCTTTTGGCTTATCTGCGATTCGATGACAGATGTTGTATTTATCTTAGATATAATAGTTCAATTACGCACAGGCTATCTCGAGCAGGGCCTAATG GTATATGATGACAGGAAGCTGGCCTGCCACTACGTTCACTCGCGTGATTTCATCTTCGATATGATTGCGCTGATACCATTGGATCTGTTGCAGCTCAAGATGGGCACCCATCCGCTTTTGCGTTTTACGCGCTTTTTTAAA GTTTATCGATCTGTGAGATTTTATTACATCGTAGAGAGTAGAACAGTTTGGCCAAATTTATGGCGCGTTGTTAACCTAATTCATATCCTGTTAATATTGGCACATTGGTTTGGTTGCTTCTATTTTTTACTCTCCGAAGCGGAGGGTTTCCAG GGTGATTGGGTGTATCCCTACAGGCCGGGTGACTATGCCACCCTAACGCGCAAGTATCTGGGCAGCCTCTACTGGTCCACCCTGACGCTGACCACCATCGGGGACCTGCCAACGCCCGAGACGAATGCAGA ATATATTTTTACGATCGTTAGTTATTTGATTGGTGTTTTTATCTTTGCGACAATTGTTGGACAAGTGGGCAATGTGATAACGAATCGGAATGCGAATCGACTGGAGTTTGAGCGTCTTCTGGATGGGGCCAAGACCTACATGAGGCATCACAAG GTGCCGGGTGGGATGAAGCGTCGCGTGCTGCGATGGTACGACTATAGCTGGTCGCGGGGGCGGATACAGGGTGGCGGGGACATCAACACAGCTTTGGGTCTGCTGCCCGACAAGCTGAAAACCGAATTGGCCTTACACGTGAACCTAAGTGTGCTCAAGAAGGTGACCATATTCCAAGAGTGCCAGCCGGAGTTTCTGCACGATCTTGTGCTCAAAATGAAGGCCTACATCTTTACGCCGGGTGACTCCATTTGCCGCAAGGGCGAGGTGGCACGCGAGATGTTCATCATTGCGGATGGCATACTGGAGGTGCTAAGCGAGACGGGCAAAGTGCTGACAACCATGAAGGCTGGCGATTTTTTCGGCGAAATCGGCATCCTTAATCTGGACGGGCTGAACAA GCGCACTGCGGACGTTCGTTCCGTGGGCTACTCGGAGCTCTTTTCGCTTTCGCGGGAGGatgtgctggctgccatgaaGGACTATCCGGATGCGCAGGAGATCCTGCAGACGCTCGGCCGCAAGCGGCTCATGGAGGTGCGTTGCGTGAACAAAAAGTATGCGAAGGCGGCACTCGAGAAGGAGAACGCGGCCTATGCGGCGGCCCATCCGCACCACCATCAGGCCCATCACCAGGGACAGGTGCACCAGAGCGATAGCAGCGAGAATAGTGCATCCAAGAAGATTGTGGATAAGCTGAAGCACGATGTGAAGGGCTTTCGTAATGTGCTGAAGAAGTCCAG AACCTCCCGCAAGAGCGACGAATCGCTGGAGATGCAGCCGCTGCACAACACTTCGCCACGCGGCAGTAAGATCATGCTGAAGCGCATGTCCCGCGTGCGCTCCGACGAGAAGGATGCAGACACAGCTGAGGCCAAGGATGAGCTGCACGACAAGACACCCAGTCCGATTGGGGCCGGGCTCCCATTGCTGCAGCGCTTGCGGCTGCTCAAGGAGAAGCAG GATCGCGAAGAGCGAGCTGTTAAGTCCACACCACCACAGAAATCTCCACCTCACTCACATGTAACGTGTACGTTATCGCCGCAGGAATCGATACAGGAAGAGCCCGAACGAGAGTTCAACGAGGGCTTTCCCCTGATCCAGCGATTGcagcaattgaaaattaagaACGAGCCGCAAGCGATCGCCGGTCCTGATTCCGGCCTCGTAATG GTCAAGACGCCTCCtagcatcagcagcaagaTTGACTTCGGAGGAGCGACTTCCACCGCAGCAGGATTGGGAACAGGAATTCCCTCGGGCAGTCAGCTGCTGACTGTGGCACAGATAAAGCCCATGATGAAGGTCTCGTTCAAGCAGAAGATCCAGCAGATGCAGGGCGGTGGGACAAGTGGATCCTCGCCTGGTCCCAGTACCGGAGCGATAGCCAAGAAGGAACCGCCCAAGTCGCTGCCTCTGATTGCCAAGCATGCCACAGCGTTGTCCCTACCACCAGCGATCTTGGGCGAGGAAGCAGCAACGGGGGgagtgggattgggattgggaatgggatCGGGTGGGGGAGTAGGACCTGGCCAAGCCCTAGCCATAGCCACGATATCGAAAAAGGTGACCAAACCGTCGTACAAGCTCAACACGCCAATGCAATCCGACACGGACACCGACGGCACGCCCATTTCCAAGCCCTGGTCCAAGCTGAAGCTGGCGACTCTCATGTCCTCCAGCTACACCAGCCTCACCAACTGCTCGCCGGATGACCTGGCCACGCCCCTGAAGAACTACTCGCTCAGCAACATACCCCAGCAGATGGAGGCCACCGcccaggcccagtcccagtccctgtcccgtCCGCGTCACCACAGTGCCAGGAGCAGCTCCAGATCGCCCAGACACGCCCATGGTCATGGCCACGGGCACGactccaccaccagcaacacGAGCTCTTCCGCCAGCCAGGCGAGCACCAAGCGGGAATGCCTGCGCCTACAGAAgcccgagcagcagctgccggaTGGAGAGCTGGCCGAGCCGCGGCGAAAGTTCTACCAGAGCGTTTTCGACCTGTCGCCGGAGTACAATGGATTGCCGTTTGTCAAGCGGCTGAAGATCCTCAACGAGCGCCAGAAACTGGCCGAGCTGGAGAAGGCCCTGCAGACCAGAAGTTTTAGCCTGGACTGCTCCAAGTCTGACCAGGGAGCGAATCTGCCCATCACGGAATCGCTCTACCGATGCTACAGCGACACCTCCGGTATCTACTCACAGTTTCTCAGTGCCTACGAGTCCACCACCAGTTCAACATCGATATCCACCAATACATCTGCCTCTGCATCGGCATCGGCCTCTGCATCAGCATCGGACACCGGCAACTCCCGCCACGGACAGATGCAATATGTGCCGCTGCCCCTCAGCCCGGAATCGAATGAAACCGTCGAACGTCGCAAGCTGAAGAGCATACTcaagaagctgcagaagggcggtggcaacggcaacggcaatggaaGCGGCGGAGTTGATGCCCAAGACGAGGCgactgccacagccacgacGCACGCACACGCGTCGTCGAGGGGGCTGCTGGCGGAGCCGACCTTGGAAGGGTACGTGGCTAGGCACAGTAAGCTCTTGAAGAGTGTAACCTTCCATTCAACTCTTTCCAGCCCGCCCGCCAGTGCCAAAGAGGAAGGTCAGTTCGCTGCCTTTGGCGGCGCTACCGGCGTGGCCCATTCGCACGCGATCGCGATTAGTCCGAGTAACGGTAACGCTAACGGTAAAGctaacggtaacggtaacggtaacggtaaAAGCTCGTCCAATGCTAGCGGTAACGGTAGGGGTAGCGCACCTTTCACTTCCAATCCAACGTATCCGTTTCCGATCGCggttccacttccacttccggCTACGGAGACACGCATCTGGTCGCCGACGTTGACACTGAATTCGCCTCAAGAGAGTTTCGCGCTCGAGCTGCAGTCTCAGAGTAAATCTCAGGcgcagccccagctccagtttCCGCCTCCACCTGCAGCTGAGGGCAGTGATGGCAGCGCCTTTGGAGCAACggcttcatcatcattatcatcatccttatcagcagcagcagctggagcagcagcagcatcgaccTCATATGTTGTCGAATGCTCATCGTCGTCGGTGTCATCGAAATCGAATCAGATACACTCACAGAATACCGAATTTCATGCTCAATCCACAACATCCACagatttgaatttgaatttgcagCTCAGACAGAACACCACCACCTCGAACACAAACAATgtgctggctggtggcagccAGGGGCTTCGGCCCGAAG GATTTCCAGAAGCGCAAGACTACTTCAATCAGATACTCAGCGGCATCAATCACGTGATCAAGACGCACATGAACGAGATGCACTCGAAATTCGAGACGCAATTCTCGAGCATGGCCGGGGAGGTGCACCGTCGCGATGCCATCAttgcccagctccagctgaaGCTGCGATCCATCGAGCAGAAGTCTTCTTCAGCAGCCTCATCCTCGGCTGCAGTCCCATCCTCAGCCCTGGCCATAGCCCGCCGGCAGAAGCGGGAGAAGCTCTCACAGCTCTCGGTGGACGATGATGAGCCAGCGGAGGAGGACAACAGTAGTTCGGGCTCCTCCGCAGAGCTTCTCTTTATG CGCGGCGACTCTCTGGACACGGTGTTTACCTCTTCGCCACCCATTCAGGGCGGGCGACGCAGTATATCGCCTCACCCAGGTCCGAGTCGGCATCATGCCGCTTCGGCCAACGCTCTCAACTGTCCCAGCAGCTACTACAGCGGGCCGGGCACGCTGAGTTCACGGCATGCGCAAAGCCATCCAAGCTTCTATACGGGGCAGGGGAAtggacgcagcagcagcaggggatatcgcgagtggagtggagccgCTGGCGATGGCAGGTTCAGTGGGGCGGACGGTAGCGGGCCCAGTGGCGTGGTGGTGTCGGACGTGACGGGCAACCTCACACGGCTCTCGGATAGCGTGATCCTGGACATTGGTGAGagctccagctcgagctcCTCGTCGAGTAAGCTGAACATTGCGGAAgaggaggacgacgaggatgaagaggaagcggaagcggaagcagAGGCCGAGGCGGATGAAGAACTCACCGCCAGTGGGCCCGGCAATAACGATTGGGAGGTGCGAATGCTGGCCGCCGAGATGGAGCGGCAGGAGCGTAAGCGCGGACACTCCCTATCCGACAATCTTGGCGATCTGAAGCACTGCAGCACGTTTCTGCGGCGCCGCCGCAAATTCAGTGACACCGAAACGGAGTTCAGTGAAACGGACATGGACGAGCAGTTGGCCCGAGGCTCAGGCTCCGGCTCAGGCCACGGCCCCAGCACCGGCCCCGTTGGTGGCGTAACTGGTGAGGCGCCTGCAGCAGGAACTGGGTCCAcatccagcggcagcggcacccaaagtggcagccagcggcCGAGGGCTTCCAGTCTGGACCAGTTCAACCTGCGCTACGGCATCGGGCGTGGCATCTTTAAAGCAATGAGCATCGATCGTGATAAAGACAAGCTTTGA